From Rudanella lutea DSM 19387, a single genomic window includes:
- a CDS encoding DUF4345 domain-containing protein gives MLSFLSTNRPNAYQQRSILLICTRLLIGLTAFGIASVAAMAFANPQDVMSLVGVHLPNPDAYSSIRGVYGGAGLTITLWLVYLAAQQPRQGLIFVAVLCGLYALSRLITQLTEGPLGDFGYQWMLIESTLCGLALVLLALTRRHN, from the coding sequence ATGCTTTCTTTTTTGTCAACAAACCGCCCAAACGCGTATCAACAACGCTCTATCCTACTTATTTGCACTCGTCTGCTCATCGGCCTTACGGCCTTCGGTATAGCGTCGGTAGCAGCTATGGCCTTCGCCAATCCGCAGGATGTAATGAGTCTGGTGGGTGTACACTTGCCTAATCCTGACGCCTACAGTTCGATCCGGGGTGTGTATGGTGGAGCCGGGCTGACCATTACGCTCTGGCTCGTGTATCTGGCCGCCCAGCAACCCCGGCAAGGGCTGATTTTTGTCGCTGTTTTGTGTGGGCTATACGCGCTGTCGCGGTTGATTACCCAACTAACTGAAGGACCTTTGGGCGACTTTGGCTACCAATGGATGCTGATCGAAAGCACGCTATGTGGATTGGCGTTGGTACTACTGGCCCTTACCCGGCGGCATAATTGA
- a CDS encoding Gfo/Idh/MocA family protein gives MENSDKQSTNPNNLSTNARGEATRRSFLKTLGVGAAAVPAALTGANAAGAPTTQYLNLVKNHASTAANSKMRLALIGTGGMGIGDTQTALMVDGIEMVAACDLYDGRLRRAKELWGTGLTTTRDYRELIDRSDIDVVINATTDHWHEKISTDAMRKGKHVYCEKPMVQKVEDGHTLIKVAKETGKIFQVGSQFASSIIVSKAKELLKAGDIGELVFVEAQYDRHSALGAWQYSIPPDASPQTVDWDTYLGSAPKRPWDPLRFFRWRNYQDYGTGIAGDLYVHLLTTLHTITGSLGPTRVYSSGGTRYWKDGRDVPDIQLSIYDYPKTAEHPEFNLTTRSNFVDGGGGNYLVRLVGTEGDLSIGWDSLTVRKNKFPKAPGMSVDNFPKDQKELFVAEYNKMYPNRPEMEGPKEFKYMVPKDYKGDRYEHFVNFFDSIRSNKPNIEDATFGLRACGPTQCGNISYFQKKIVTWDPVRMKIGNPV, from the coding sequence ATGGAAAACAGCGATAAGCAGTCGACCAATCCGAACAACCTATCCACGAATGCCCGTGGCGAAGCTACCCGCCGTTCGTTTCTGAAAACCCTCGGTGTAGGAGCTGCTGCCGTACCTGCAGCGCTCACCGGCGCCAATGCAGCCGGGGCACCTACTACGCAGTACCTGAATCTGGTGAAAAACCACGCCAGTACGGCGGCCAATAGCAAAATGCGACTCGCCCTCATCGGAACGGGTGGTATGGGCATTGGCGATACCCAAACGGCCCTCATGGTCGACGGGATAGAGATGGTAGCCGCCTGCGACCTGTACGATGGTCGGTTGCGCCGGGCCAAGGAGCTTTGGGGCACTGGCCTGACCACCACCCGCGACTACCGCGAGCTGATCGACCGCTCAGACATCGATGTGGTCATCAACGCCACTACCGATCACTGGCACGAGAAAATATCGACCGACGCCATGCGCAAAGGCAAGCACGTGTACTGTGAGAAGCCGATGGTGCAAAAGGTGGAGGACGGCCATACCCTGATTAAAGTAGCGAAAGAAACGGGCAAGATCTTCCAGGTCGGTAGCCAGTTTGCCTCGTCTATCATCGTCTCAAAAGCAAAGGAGCTTCTGAAGGCCGGCGATATCGGCGAGTTGGTTTTTGTGGAGGCTCAGTACGACCGTCATAGTGCCCTCGGCGCATGGCAGTACTCTATTCCGCCCGATGCATCGCCCCAGACAGTCGATTGGGATACCTACCTCGGCAGTGCGCCCAAGCGCCCGTGGGACCCGCTCCGGTTTTTCCGGTGGCGTAACTATCAGGACTACGGCACGGGTATCGCGGGTGATCTGTACGTGCACCTGCTCACAACCCTGCACACCATTACGGGGTCGCTCGGGCCCACGCGAGTGTACTCAAGCGGAGGTACACGCTACTGGAAAGACGGCCGCGATGTGCCTGATATTCAGCTGAGTATCTACGATTACCCCAAAACAGCCGAACATCCGGAGTTTAACCTGACTACGCGCTCTAACTTTGTGGATGGCGGTGGCGGTAACTATCTGGTGCGTTTGGTAGGTACCGAAGGCGACCTCTCTATTGGTTGGGATAGCCTGACCGTGCGCAAAAACAAATTCCCGAAAGCACCGGGTATGTCGGTCGACAACTTCCCGAAAGATCAGAAGGAGCTATTTGTGGCGGAGTACAACAAAATGTACCCCAACCGCCCCGAAATGGAAGGCCCGAAAGAGTTTAAATACATGGTGCCCAAAGACTATAAAGGCGACCGGTACGAGCACTTCGTGAACTTCTTCGACTCGATTCGCAGCAATAAGCCCAACATCGAAGATGCCACGTTTGGTCTTCGGGCGTGCGGCCCCACGCAGTGCGGCAACATCAGCTACTTCCAGAAGAAAATCGTTACCTGGGATCCCGTCCGGATGAAGATCGGTAACCCTGTGTAA